One stretch of Bordetella avium DNA includes these proteins:
- a CDS encoding MFS transporter, which translates to MQYAHARLCASRGIGGVLQVGNKLGWLRAFYFLFYGLQGISIPFLPLWLSSQGLDKNLIGLIVATAFLPKILSAPAVAHAADLTGRLRLLIALPLVGTGLLFALYPWQQSPGWMFWTTLGVNLLLPAVQPVLDRIALATTQGGRPLYTTVRVWGSIGFAAFTLAGGYIIRGTGPLSIIIMSVALALACVLCLGALGVGNVAPRRPPDTAGWPLLQVLRDRPVVLCILAASLTQASNGFLYSYATLFWTDQGLSTSDIGLLWTVGVSAEVAFFFLALRILPKLGPERLIWISAAMTALRWLGLAAFIDLPLLLAFQLLQAFTLGGNNSAIMTYLSRRVPAHNQTSAIALYGMLSGGILMFFSVNAARLVYPAVQWGGFAMMALFALSAIPMVWWSQRCDRRETR; encoded by the coding sequence TTGCAGTATGCTCACGCCCGGCTGTGCGCCTCGCGCGGCATCGGGGGAGTCCTTCAAGTGGGCAACAAGCTGGGTTGGCTGCGCGCTTTCTATTTTCTGTTTTACGGCTTGCAGGGTATCAGCATTCCCTTTCTCCCGCTGTGGCTGTCCAGCCAGGGGCTGGACAAAAATCTGATCGGCTTGATCGTTGCCACGGCCTTTTTGCCCAAAATCCTCTCGGCGCCGGCCGTCGCTCATGCTGCAGATCTGACCGGGCGCCTGCGCCTTCTCATCGCGCTGCCCCTGGTGGGGACGGGACTACTCTTCGCCCTCTATCCCTGGCAACAATCCCCCGGCTGGATGTTCTGGACCACCCTGGGCGTGAATCTACTGCTGCCGGCTGTGCAGCCCGTGCTTGACCGCATCGCCCTGGCCACCACGCAAGGCGGCCGCCCGCTCTATACGACGGTGCGCGTCTGGGGCTCCATCGGTTTTGCTGCCTTCACCTTGGCAGGCGGCTATATCATCCGCGGCACCGGCCCCTTGTCCATCATTATCATGAGCGTGGCGCTGGCGCTGGCCTGCGTGCTCTGCCTAGGCGCGCTGGGCGTGGGTAATGTGGCGCCGCGCAGACCGCCCGATACCGCCGGATGGCCCTTGCTTCAGGTGCTGCGTGACCGCCCTGTGGTGCTGTGTATTCTGGCCGCCTCATTGACGCAGGCCAGCAATGGCTTTCTATACTCCTACGCCACGCTGTTCTGGACGGACCAAGGTCTATCCACCTCGGACATCGGTTTGCTATGGACGGTCGGCGTCAGTGCAGAGGTTGCGTTCTTTTTCCTGGCGCTACGCATTCTGCCCAAGCTGGGTCCCGAACGCTTGATCTGGATTTCGGCGGCAATGACGGCCCTGCGCTGGCTGGGTTTGGCCGCTTTCATTGATCTGCCTCTGCTGCTGGCCTTTCAACTCTTGCAGGCATTCACGCTGGGCGGCAACAATTCGGCCATCATGACCTATCTCTCGCGCCGCGTTCCCGCGCACAACCAGACATCGGCCATCGCGCTCTATGGCATGCTGTCGGGCGGCATACTGATGTTTTTCAGTGTCAATGCCGCCAGGCTGGTCTACCCCGCCGTGCAATGGGGCGGATTTGCGATGATGGCGCTGTTCGCGCTCAGCGCGATTCCGATGGTGTGGTGGTCGCAACGCTGTGACCGGCGGGAAACCCGCTGA
- a CDS encoding GNAT family N-acetyltransferase gives MSKESPELQLRTAGEDDVPFLLDLRRRTMEPHLVQDHVPFDDDIHMQRIRYHWEDARIVLIDQQPAGLFKVHLDEEGLYVIQIQLAPAWQGLGLGARLLNTVLARADAQKLAVRLAVLKNNPARRLYERLGFLTQGENDIEYLMVRQPASAG, from the coding sequence ATGTCTAAAGAATCCCCCGAACTGCAACTTCGCACCGCTGGCGAAGACGATGTGCCCTTTCTGCTTGATCTGCGCCGCCGCACCATGGAACCGCATCTGGTGCAGGATCACGTTCCCTTCGATGATGACATCCACATGCAGCGCATTCGCTATCACTGGGAGGACGCACGCATTGTGCTGATCGACCAGCAGCCTGCCGGTCTGTTCAAGGTGCATCTCGACGAAGAGGGCCTGTATGTGATCCAGATCCAGCTCGCGCCGGCCTGGCAGGGTCTCGGGCTGGGAGCGCGGCTGCTGAACACGGTGCTGGCGCGGGCCGACGCGCAGAAGCTGGCTGTACGGCTGGCGGTGCTCAAGAACAATCCGGCGCGGCGCTTGTATGAGCGTTTGGGTTTCCTTACTCAGGGGGAGAACGACATCGAATATCTGATGGTTCGCCAGCCGGCCAGCGCAGGCTGA
- a CDS encoding I78 family peptidase inhibitor, which translates to MNRKSLPFLFALSLAGLAGCAAKPAASPAQDALSSDSALSGGASCDAQSAQSWLGQPFTDSSSADVRKRSGSDTVRVLKPGQVMTLEYNPGRVNIIVDGQGKISAIRCG; encoded by the coding sequence ATGAACCGGAAATCGCTGCCCTTTCTCTTCGCCCTGAGCTTGGCTGGTCTGGCCGGCTGCGCCGCCAAGCCGGCCGCCTCCCCAGCCCAAGACGCCCTGTCTTCAGACTCCGCGCTGTCTGGTGGTGCAAGTTGCGATGCCCAATCGGCACAATCTTGGCTCGGCCAGCCATTTACGGACTCAAGCAGTGCCGATGTCCGCAAGCGCAGCGGTTCGGACACCGTGCGCGTGCTCAAGCCCGGACAGGTGATGACACTGGAATACAACCCTGGCCGCGTGAACATCATCGTCGATGGGCAGGGCAAGATCAGCGCCATCCGCTGCGGCTAA
- a CDS encoding SapC family protein — protein sequence MSATLFYKQAVPINRDAHRHTKIQIQPGHFSFAQQTNALPVSASEFVEAARHYPIVFVADEAGGFSAVAVLGLQNGRNLFVTPEGEWRADTYIPAFARRYPFVLGATDDAGRLAVCLDASYPGVNEADGIALFEQGKETAYLSQMMEFLGNYQDDIAATGRMVQRLNDLGLLATKTLTLSRPEGDIQLGGFWTVDDDKFAKLDDATIVELHRSGILRLLEWHRASLRNLAQLAALFEAGQKRSA from the coding sequence ATGTCCGCCACCCTTTTTTACAAGCAAGCTGTGCCGATCAACCGTGATGCGCACCGCCATACGAAAATTCAAATCCAGCCTGGTCATTTTTCTTTCGCGCAGCAAACCAATGCGCTGCCGGTTTCGGCCAGCGAGTTCGTCGAGGCTGCGCGGCATTACCCAATTGTTTTTGTTGCCGATGAGGCGGGCGGCTTCAGTGCGGTCGCCGTGTTGGGTTTGCAGAATGGGCGCAATCTGTTCGTGACGCCGGAAGGAGAGTGGCGGGCCGACACCTACATACCGGCATTTGCGCGCCGTTATCCGTTTGTATTGGGCGCGACCGACGATGCCGGTCGTTTGGCGGTATGCCTCGACGCCAGCTATCCGGGCGTCAACGAGGCTGATGGCATCGCGCTATTTGAACAAGGCAAGGAGACGGCCTATCTGTCCCAGATGATGGAGTTTCTGGGTAATTATCAGGACGACATCGCCGCCACCGGGCGGATGGTGCAGCGTTTGAATGACCTGGGTTTGCTAGCAACCAAGACGCTCACGCTCTCGCGGCCCGAGGGTGATATTCAACTAGGCGGGTTCTGGACGGTAGACGACGATAAATTCGCCAAATTGGATGACGCGACCATTGTCGAGTTGCATCGCAGCGGGATCTTGCGTTTGCTTGAATGGCACCGGGCTTCGCTGCGTAATCTCGCGCAGCTGGCGGCCTTGTTTGAGGCAGGGCAAAAACGGTCTGCCTGA
- a CDS encoding MFS transporter: MSISPGISGDAADATSELSPAQTRRALFALGVGGFAIGTGEFVIMGLLPNAATGLGVSIPQAGYLISIYALGVVIGAPLLAVLGARLARRNFLIALMLVFAFGNFVSAIAPSFGSMAWARFATGFPHGTYFGVAALVAASLVPLYRRAQAVAMVLLGLTIATLVGVPIAAAIGQWLGWRSAFAIVGGIGLLTALLVWRWVPYLPGDKTASPMRELSALRNKQVILTLGIGAIGSGGIFSVFSYIKPTMIEVAHLPEVLVPVVLALFGVGMVSGNLLGSRFADRNMENTIRYVLIWAAVVMGAFTLTSHSAVLGSLNVLLIGTAVALGATLQTRLMDVAGDAQTLAAALNHSAFNVANALGAWLGGVAIEAGLGWSSTGWVGGVLALAGLGIHYWALADMRKKT; the protein is encoded by the coding sequence ATGTCTATTTCCCCAGGCATTTCCGGCGATGCCGCCGATGCCACCAGTGAACTGTCCCCTGCTCAAACCCGCCGCGCCCTCTTCGCACTGGGTGTGGGCGGTTTCGCCATCGGCACGGGCGAGTTCGTCATCATGGGCCTGTTGCCTAACGCCGCCACCGGTCTGGGCGTGTCCATTCCGCAGGCCGGCTATCTGATCAGCATTTACGCGCTGGGTGTGGTAATCGGGGCTCCCCTGCTTGCCGTGTTGGGCGCACGGCTGGCGCGTCGTAATTTCCTGATCGCTTTGATGCTGGTGTTCGCGTTCGGCAATTTTGTTAGTGCTATCGCGCCTAGCTTCGGCTCGATGGCCTGGGCGCGGTTCGCGACGGGCTTTCCTCATGGGACTTACTTCGGTGTGGCGGCGCTGGTCGCGGCCAGCCTCGTGCCGCTGTATCGGCGTGCGCAGGCGGTGGCCATGGTGTTGCTTGGCTTGACGATCGCCACGCTGGTAGGCGTGCCCATTGCGGCAGCCATCGGGCAGTGGCTGGGCTGGCGTTCGGCCTTTGCCATCGTGGGCGGGATAGGCTTGCTGACGGCATTGCTGGTCTGGCGATGGGTGCCTTATCTGCCGGGTGACAAGACCGCGAGCCCCATGCGCGAACTCAGTGCATTGCGCAACAAGCAGGTCATTCTGACCCTGGGTATCGGCGCGATCGGTTCGGGCGGTATTTTCTCCGTGTTCAGCTATATCAAGCCCACCATGATCGAGGTGGCGCATCTGCCCGAAGTGCTGGTGCCGGTCGTGCTGGCCTTATTCGGGGTAGGCATGGTCAGCGGTAATTTGCTGGGGTCGCGTTTCGCTGACCGTAATATGGAAAACACCATCCGCTACGTGCTGATCTGGGCCGCCGTGGTGATGGGGGCGTTTACGCTGACGTCGCACAGCGCCGTATTGGGTTCGCTCAATGTGCTCTTGATCGGCACGGCCGTTGCGCTGGGCGCCACCTTGCAAACGCGGCTGATGGACGTGGCTGGTGACGCCCAGACCCTGGCTGCCGCCTTGAATCATTCCGCCTTCAATGTGGCCAATGCCTTAGGCGCCTGGCTAGGCGGGGTGGCGATCGAAGCGGGCCTGGGCTGGTCGTCCACGGGCTGGGTGGGCGGCGTGCTGGCCTTGGCCGGCCTGGGCATCCATTATTGGGCTCTGGCCGATATGCGCAAGAAGACCTAA
- a CDS encoding 2-keto-4-pentenoate hydratase — translation MSNRVFDPALTSGLLLQTWRDGTLLDELPAALRPETLQQGYEAQDALFAATGDERGGWKLGVGSPAQLRATGLPRPLVGQIARGRCHASGASLTLPSADPVTIECEIAFVLARDIAPAEGRQVQAQDIRHSCVTFEVVRSRFRDRRAAGWPSFTADNVGFEALIIGQAVCNGLDLDAIRRVTESAVVLVDGQIKAQALSGDNAVDPVQSLTALFAHAAERGVTLRAGDIVSTGAMCQPFDIPGAGHRITASFAGGELALQLL, via the coding sequence ATGAGCAACCGTGTATTTGACCCGGCCTTGACGAGCGGACTTCTCCTGCAAACCTGGCGGGACGGCACCCTGCTTGACGAGCTGCCCGCAGCATTGCGGCCTGAGACCTTGCAGCAGGGTTATGAGGCGCAAGACGCCTTGTTTGCTGCAACGGGCGACGAACGCGGTGGCTGGAAACTCGGTGTGGGCAGTCCTGCGCAACTGCGCGCCACCGGCCTGCCCCGGCCGCTGGTCGGCCAGATTGCGCGTGGGCGCTGCCATGCCTCGGGCGCAAGCCTGACGCTGCCTTCCGCCGACCCCGTGACCATCGAATGCGAAATCGCTTTCGTGCTCGCCCGAGACATCGCGCCAGCCGAAGGCCGACAGGTGCAGGCACAGGATATCCGTCACAGCTGCGTGACTTTCGAGGTCGTGCGCTCGCGTTTCAGGGACCGCCGGGCTGCGGGCTGGCCAAGCTTCACGGCCGACAATGTCGGGTTCGAGGCGCTGATCATCGGTCAAGCGGTCTGTAATGGCCTGGACCTGGATGCAATACGGCGGGTGACAGAATCGGCAGTCGTGCTGGTCGATGGGCAGATCAAGGCGCAAGCGCTGTCCGGAGACAACGCCGTAGATCCGGTGCAATCCCTGACGGCTTTGTTCGCCCATGCCGCAGAGCGGGGCGTCACCCTGCGCGCGGGAGACATCGTCTCGACCGGGGCGATGTGTCAACCCTTTGATATCCCGGGCGCCGGCCATCGCATCACGGCGAGCTTCGCCGGCGGCGAACTGGCGCTGCAACTGCTCTGA
- a CDS encoding ParB N-terminal domain-containing protein: MLHPMNIEINEELRVYIDPLSAEEYAALERSILTEGCRDALVLWGNVLVDGHNRYEICRKHGIAFRTLQNERFQSMDDVRLWMIDNHLGRRSVSDYQRGVLALRKKQILQSREQSVPAGEAALPEPPMPSRQELAREARVSSNTLAQIERIEQRAVPALVKAVRSGEISINAAAAVASLPETRQQAAAQGGKQNLREVARQARMELQAARYEAKLRKEAESPQAGNQTPPWEDRPAIEDYPAEVERLTGIIKRLTEERDTLKKKVMHLTVALAEARREPDSQP; the protein is encoded by the coding sequence ATGCTTCATCCTATGAATATTGAGATTAATGAAGAGTTGCGGGTCTATATTGACCCGCTCAGTGCCGAAGAGTACGCCGCCCTGGAACGCAGCATTCTGACCGAGGGTTGCCGCGATGCCCTGGTGCTTTGGGGCAATGTCCTGGTCGATGGGCATAACCGTTATGAAATTTGCCGCAAGCACGGGATTGCGTTTCGCACCTTGCAAAACGAGCGATTTCAATCCATGGACGATGTCCGTCTTTGGATGATCGACAACCATCTAGGCCGTCGCAGTGTGTCCGACTACCAGCGCGGCGTGTTGGCCTTGCGCAAGAAACAGATTCTGCAATCGCGGGAGCAGTCGGTCCCGGCGGGCGAAGCCGCGCTGCCCGAGCCGCCCATGCCTAGCCGTCAGGAATTGGCTCGTGAAGCCCGCGTGAGCAGCAACACCCTGGCGCAGATCGAGCGCATCGAGCAGCGTGCGGTGCCTGCCCTAGTGAAGGCTGTGCGCTCGGGCGAAATTTCGATTAATGCGGCGGCGGCTGTCGCCAGTCTGCCCGAGACGCGCCAGCAGGCCGCCGCTCAGGGCGGCAAGCAGAATCTGCGTGAAGTGGCGCGCCAGGCCCGCATGGAGTTGCAGGCGGCCCGTTACGAGGCCAAGCTGCGCAAAGAGGCCGAATCGCCGCAAGCCGGCAATCAAACGCCGCCCTGGGAAGACCGGCCAGCCATTGAGGATTATCCGGCTGAGGTGGAACGCCTGACCGGCATCATCAAGCGCTTGACCGAAGAGCGCGACACGCTGAAAAAGAAGGTGATGCATCTGACGGTCGCGCTGGCGGAAGCCCGCCGCGAGCCAGACAGCCAGCCTTAG
- the pdxR gene encoding MocR-like pyridoxine biosynthesis transcription factor PdxR produces the protein MEDALTHLVLLDAPLSARAMPLQRQLQQRLKSAILEGRLAPGTRLPASRTLAESLSISRNTVSIAYEHLAAEGYLLADRQGTRVAALSRQRPAAERRDTQEKPQLARRLDSLLRTPRSTAAYLALRPGQPALSHFPLAAWRRSLDRATRRGGSDALAYGEPAGEAELRASIARYLGVARGVHCLPEQVIITEGTQEALALCVRLLADPGDIAWIEDPGYRGAKTAFFAGDLDVRPKPVDAEGLHVQAKDWAEAPPRLIYVTPSHQYPSGGVLPAARRLDLIAQARRHRAWIIEDDYDSEFRHHGEPIAAMQGMTPHSPVVYIGSFSKTMFPSLRIGFVVLPERLVDATQVAVAELLRGGHRYEQLALADFIESGEFSRHLGRMRRLYRERQQALRAALTRHLDIEHRVLGGQCGLHLTLHLPEGYDDQHIAASAPAHGMQPQALSSFGLTARQTGLVLGYGNTAAEMFDPLARRLAQLSKEARRRI, from the coding sequence TTTGCAGCGTCAACTTCAGCAGCGCCTGAAAAGCGCCATTCTTGAGGGCCGACTGGCGCCCGGCACACGGCTGCCCGCCTCACGCACCCTGGCCGAATCGCTCTCGATTTCGCGCAACACAGTATCGATCGCCTACGAACATCTGGCGGCCGAAGGCTATCTACTGGCCGACCGTCAGGGAACGCGGGTCGCGGCCTTATCACGCCAGCGCCCCGCGGCAGAACGCCGCGACACCCAGGAAAAACCCCAGCTCGCCCGCCGGCTGGACAGCCTGCTACGCACGCCGAGGAGCACGGCGGCGTATCTCGCCTTACGCCCCGGCCAGCCGGCGCTATCGCATTTTCCGCTGGCCGCTTGGCGCCGCTCGCTGGACCGCGCCACCCGGCGCGGCGGCAGCGATGCCCTGGCCTATGGCGAACCCGCAGGAGAGGCCGAGCTGCGGGCCAGCATCGCGCGCTATCTGGGGGTTGCCCGGGGCGTGCACTGCCTGCCCGAGCAGGTCATCATCACCGAGGGCACCCAGGAAGCATTAGCGCTTTGCGTCCGGCTGCTGGCCGATCCGGGCGATATTGCCTGGATCGAAGATCCGGGCTACCGGGGCGCCAAGACCGCTTTTTTTGCGGGCGATCTGGATGTGCGGCCCAAGCCGGTCGATGCCGAGGGCCTGCATGTACAGGCAAAGGATTGGGCTGAGGCGCCGCCCCGCCTCATCTACGTCACACCCTCGCATCAATATCCCAGCGGCGGCGTGCTGCCGGCTGCACGGCGTTTGGATCTGATTGCTCAGGCGCGGCGCCATCGCGCATGGATCATCGAAGACGACTACGACAGCGAGTTCCGCCATCATGGCGAACCTATTGCGGCCATGCAGGGCATGACGCCGCACTCACCCGTGGTTTACATCGGCAGTTTCAGCAAAACCATGTTCCCGTCATTGCGCATCGGCTTCGTGGTGCTGCCGGAACGGCTGGTGGATGCCACCCAGGTCGCGGTCGCCGAACTGCTGCGCGGCGGCCACCGTTATGAACAGTTGGCGCTGGCCGATTTCATCGAGAGCGGCGAATTCAGCCGCCACTTGGGCCGCATGCGGCGGCTTTACCGCGAACGCCAGCAGGCCTTGCGGGCGGCCCTCACCCGACACCTGGATATTGAACACAGGGTTCTGGGCGGGCAGTGCGGCCTGCATCTGACCCTGCACCTGCCCGAGGGCTATGATGATCAGCATATCGCCGCCAGTGCGCCTGCTCACGGTATGCAGCCTCAGGCCCTTTCCAGCTTCGGCCTGACGGCACGGCAAACAGGCTTGGTCCTCGGATATGGCAATACGGCCGCCGAGATGTTCGATCCGCTTGCGCGGCGCCTGGCGCAGCTCAGCAAAGAGGCCAGGCGTCGGATTTGA
- a CDS encoding 3-deoxy-7-phosphoheptulonate synthase produces the protein MTRIDDALHDQETGQADATQDSTRIDDTRIGAVRPLISPALLLDELPTPPEVQHLVETSRARIADVLHGRDDRLIVVVGPCSIHDHGQAMAYARQLKTAAEALKDDLLIVMRVYFEKPRTTVGWKGYINDPRLDGSFRINEGLRRARSLLLEISGLGLPIATEFLDLLSPQFIADLIAWGAIGARTTESPSHRQLASGLSSPLGFKNGTDGGVQIAADAIVAAGAKHAFMGMTKMGMAAIFETRGNADTHVILRGGKNGPNYDQASVQACCEVLRRAGLREQVMIDCSHANSNKSHERQIDVARDIAKQIAQGETRITGLMLESNLEPGRQDLTPGVALAHGVSITDACLGWTQTEPVLEDLAHAVRERRVRH, from the coding sequence TTGACCCGCATCGACGACGCTTTGCATGACCAGGAAACCGGTCAGGCCGACGCCACCCAGGACAGCACCCGCATCGACGACACCCGTATTGGTGCAGTGCGTCCCCTGATATCCCCTGCCCTGTTGCTCGACGAGTTGCCCACGCCGCCCGAGGTCCAGCATCTGGTCGAGACCAGCCGGGCTCGCATCGCCGACGTGCTGCATGGCCGCGATGACCGCCTGATCGTCGTCGTGGGGCCCTGCTCCATTCATGACCACGGACAGGCGATGGCATACGCCCGCCAGCTGAAAACGGCCGCCGAGGCGCTGAAAGACGATTTGCTCATCGTGATGCGGGTGTACTTCGAGAAGCCGCGCACGACGGTGGGCTGGAAAGGCTACATCAACGACCCGCGGCTGGACGGCAGTTTCCGCATCAATGAAGGCCTGCGGCGTGCCCGCTCTCTGCTCTTGGAAATCTCAGGCCTGGGCCTGCCCATCGCCACAGAATTTCTGGATTTGCTCAGCCCGCAATTCATCGCTGACCTTATCGCCTGGGGCGCTATTGGCGCACGCACTACCGAAAGCCCCAGCCACCGTCAGCTGGCATCGGGACTGAGCAGCCCGCTGGGCTTCAAGAACGGCACGGATGGCGGCGTGCAGATCGCCGCCGACGCCATCGTGGCTGCCGGCGCCAAGCATGCCTTCATGGGCATGACCAAAATGGGTATGGCCGCCATTTTCGAAACGCGCGGTAATGCCGATACTCACGTCATTCTGCGCGGCGGCAAAAATGGTCCCAACTACGACCAGGCCAGCGTGCAAGCCTGTTGCGAAGTGCTGCGTCGCGCAGGGCTGCGCGAACAGGTCATGATTGACTGCTCGCATGCCAATTCCAACAAATCGCATGAGCGCCAGATCGACGTAGCGCGCGACATCGCCAAGCAGATCGCCCAAGGCGAAACACGCATCACCGGCCTGATGCTCGAAAGCAATCTAGAGCCTGGACGCCAAGACCTCACACCGGGCGTGGCGCTGGCCCACGGCGTGTCGATTACCGATGCCTGCCTGGGCTGGACGCAAACCGAACCGGTGTTGGAAGATCTGGCGCACGCCGTTCGTGAGCGGCGCGTACGCCACTGA
- the gorA gene encoding glutathione-disulfide reductase, with amino-acid sequence MAYDFDLYVIGAGSGGVRAARFAAGFGARVAVAESRYLGGTCVNVGCVPKKLLVYGAHFADDFEQSSGFGWAPGHPSFDWHTLIQNKNREIERLNGIYRNLLVNSGVTLHEGHARLLDPHTVEINGKRHTAERILIATGGWPFVPDIPGKEHAITSNEVFFLKQLPRRVLVVGGGYIALEFASIFNGLGADTTLAYRGALFLRGFDQSVREHLREELSKKNINLRFDTEIAGIDQLADRSLAVTLKDGSVLETDCVLYATGRRAMLDKLGLENTRVRLNDQGYIEVNEQYETAEPSILALGDVIGRVPLTPVALAEGMAVARRLFRPEEYRPVDYDLIPTAVFSLPNIGTVGLTTEQAIERGHRVKRFESRFRPMKLTLTDSQERTLMKLVVDADTDRVLGCHMVGPDAGEIIQGLAVALKAGATKRVFDDTIGVHPTAAEEFVTMRTPVAD; translated from the coding sequence ATGGCTTACGATTTCGATCTTTATGTCATCGGCGCAGGCTCCGGCGGAGTGCGCGCGGCACGTTTCGCGGCCGGCTTCGGCGCCCGCGTGGCGGTAGCGGAAAGCCGCTATCTCGGCGGCACCTGCGTGAACGTGGGCTGTGTGCCCAAGAAACTGCTGGTTTACGGCGCCCATTTCGCCGACGATTTCGAGCAGTCCAGCGGTTTTGGCTGGGCGCCGGGCCACCCCAGCTTTGATTGGCACACCCTGATCCAGAACAAGAATCGCGAGATCGAGCGCCTGAACGGCATTTATCGCAACTTGCTGGTCAATAGCGGCGTCACGCTGCATGAGGGCCATGCCCGGCTGCTTGATCCGCACACCGTCGAAATAAACGGCAAGCGCCACACGGCCGAACGCATCCTGATCGCGACCGGCGGCTGGCCCTTCGTGCCGGACATCCCGGGCAAGGAACACGCCATCACCTCTAATGAGGTGTTTTTCCTGAAGCAACTCCCCCGCCGTGTCCTGGTCGTGGGCGGCGGTTATATCGCCTTGGAATTCGCCTCGATTTTCAATGGCTTGGGCGCCGACACCACCCTGGCCTACCGCGGCGCGCTGTTCCTGCGTGGTTTCGATCAAAGCGTACGCGAGCATTTGCGCGAGGAACTATCGAAAAAGAACATCAATCTGCGCTTTGATACTGAAATCGCAGGCATCGACCAACTGGCCGACCGCAGCCTGGCCGTCACGCTCAAAGATGGCTCCGTCCTGGAAACCGATTGCGTGCTTTACGCCACGGGCCGCCGCGCCATGCTGGACAAGCTGGGCCTGGAGAACACTCGGGTTCGGCTGAATGATCAAGGCTATATCGAAGTCAACGAGCAGTATGAAACCGCCGAGCCCTCCATCCTGGCGCTGGGCGATGTGATCGGCCGCGTGCCGCTCACGCCGGTGGCGCTGGCCGAAGGCATGGCCGTCGCGCGCCGCCTGTTCCGACCAGAGGAATACCGTCCGGTCGACTATGACCTGATTCCGACGGCCGTGTTCAGCCTGCCCAATATCGGCACCGTGGGCCTGACCACCGAGCAGGCCATCGAGCGCGGTCATCGCGTCAAACGCTTCGAAAGCCGTTTCCGGCCCATGAAGCTGACGCTCACGGACTCGCAAGAGCGCACGCTGATGAAGCTGGTTGTGGATGCCGACACGGATCGGGTATTGGGCTGCCACATGGTTGGCCCGGATGCGGGGGAGATCATCCAGGGTCTGGCCGTGGCGCTCAAAGCAGGCGCCACCAAACGAGTCTTCGACGACACCATCGGCGTGCACCCGACGGCCGCCGAAGAGTTTGTCACGATGCGCACACCGGTGGCTGACTGA